Proteins from a single region of Sphingomonas sp.:
- a CDS encoding glycoside hydrolase family 43 protein encodes MKALLASLALLLATPATAQPVARFDWFHYQGADAIDALPLAPNEYRNPILRGFYPDPSVTRVGDDFYLVTSTFSYFPGIPVFHSKNLVDWTQIGNAIDRTDMLDFKQLGLSRGVFAPTIQAKDGVFYILNTCVDCGDNFVITAKNPAGPWSDPIWLPALNGGIDPSLFFDEDGRTWILNNGPPEGTPEYQGHRAIWIQEFDLKTLKSFGPRTVLVNGGVDFSKKPIWIEGPHIFRKDGWYYLSCAEGGTAEGHSQVILRSKNVTGPFLPNPNNPVLTQRDLPMDRDHRITSAGHAQLVTTPDGKWWATFLAVRPYAGDFYTTGRETFLLPVEWENGWPVITRPGQAIPLTHARPALPAAAEPPVPLNGAFTYTERFGGKPLGPEWMMLRNPRAPWYEVDKYGLNLTARPVGLGDNGNPSFLVRRQQHTSASATTALRFTPQKDGDRAGLAIFQNDDYWMSVGLKRAGGQLLLTVDRRDGPNDPKLGKTVFQVVNPRIGENALELRIAVEKNVYHFSYSVDHGAANYTPRVWRPLGAIETDSLTTRTAGGFVGSVFGLFAATGE; translated from the coding sequence ATGAAGGCGCTCCTCGCCTCGCTGGCGCTTTTGCTCGCCACGCCCGCCACGGCGCAGCCGGTCGCGCGCTTCGACTGGTTCCATTATCAGGGTGCCGACGCGATCGACGCGCTGCCGCTCGCGCCGAACGAATACCGCAACCCGATCCTGCGCGGCTTCTATCCCGATCCCTCGGTCACGCGTGTCGGGGACGATTTCTACCTCGTCACCTCCACCTTCAGCTATTTCCCCGGCATCCCGGTCTTCCATTCGAAGAACCTCGTGGACTGGACCCAGATCGGCAACGCCATCGACCGGACGGACATGCTCGATTTCAAGCAGCTCGGCCTGTCGCGCGGCGTGTTCGCGCCGACCATCCAAGCCAAGGATGGTGTCTTCTACATCCTCAACACCTGCGTCGATTGCGGCGACAATTTCGTGATCACCGCCAAGAACCCCGCCGGCCCCTGGTCCGATCCGATATGGCTGCCCGCGCTCAATGGCGGGATCGATCCGTCGCTGTTCTTCGACGAGGATGGCCGCACCTGGATTCTCAACAACGGCCCGCCCGAGGGCACGCCCGAATATCAGGGTCACCGCGCGATCTGGATCCAGGAGTTCGATCTCAAGACGCTCAAGTCGTTCGGCCCGCGCACCGTGCTGGTCAATGGCGGTGTCGATTTCTCGAAGAAGCCGATCTGGATCGAAGGCCCGCATATCTTCCGCAAGGACGGCTGGTATTATCTCAGCTGCGCCGAGGGCGGCACCGCCGAGGGGCATAGCCAGGTCATCCTGCGCTCGAAAAACGTCACCGGCCCGTTCCTGCCCAATCCGAACAATCCGGTGCTGACCCAGCGCGACCTGCCGATGGACCGCGATCACCGCATCACCTCCGCCGGCCACGCCCAGCTCGTCACCACGCCCGACGGCAAATGGTGGGCGACCTTCCTGGCGGTGCGTCCTTACGCCGGCGATTTCTACACCACCGGCCGCGAGACATTCCTGCTGCCGGTCGAATGGGAGAACGGCTGGCCGGTCATCACCCGCCCGGGCCAGGCGATCCCGCTCACCCATGCGCGTCCGGCGCTGCCGGCCGCCGCGGAGCCACCCGTGCCGCTGAACGGCGCCTTCACCTATACCGAGCGCTTCGGCGGCAAGCCGCTCGGCCCCGAATGGATGATGCTACGCAATCCGCGCGCGCCCTGGTACGAGGTCGACAAATACGGCCTGAACCTCACCGCGCGGCCGGTCGGTCTCGGCGACAATGGCAACCCGTCATTCCTTGTCCGCCGCCAGCAGCACACCAGCGCCAGCGCCACCACCGCGCTGCGTTTCACCCCGCAAAAAGACGGCGACCGCGCTGGTCTCGCGATATTCCAGAACGACGATTATTGGATGTCCGTCGGTTTGAAGCGGGCTGGTGGGCAGTTGCTTCTCACCGTCGATCGCCGCGACGGTCCGAACGATCCGAAGCTTGGCAAGACGGTCTTTCAGGTCGTCAATCCGCGCATCGGCGAGAATGCGCTGGAACTGAGGATCGCGGTCGAAAAGAACGTCTATCATTTCAGCTACAGCGTCGATCACGGTGCCGCCAACTATACCCCGAGGGTCTGGCGTCCGCTCGGCGCGATCGAGACCGACAGCCTTACCACCAGGACCGCTGGCGGGTTCGTCGGCTCGGTCTTCGGCCTCTTCGCTGCCACCGGAGAATAG
- a CDS encoding TonB-dependent receptor → MLRAGVSAVALACFAVAAPAWAQDAPAGQEAAQDDGEIVVSGYRQSLQSAQALKKNSDVIVDSVTAEDISALPDRSVTEALQRIPGVSINRFAAGVDPDHFTAEGSGVTVRGLTYIRSEFNGREAFTANNGRSLSFSDVPSEMLGGVDVFKSPSADRIEGGIAGVVNLRTRKPFDAKGLVVAGSIEANYGDFVKKWAPTASFLVSNRWETGIGEIGLLANVSYSQLKTRADRFQLSSFRIRTLYSDGDVVDNGGTTQTGQVYFPRGAVVGNQEFDRKRYGYAAAAQWRSNDGSMEAVFQFLRSDARQAWTEHTVEIATDNVSSNGDSRRVPGTTLAFGSDGMFTSGTITGPTGWRGDQNCIADGCGTARVPMLGLQSNNIRRDQEQKLVTDDYGFNFKWNASDRLGLVFDYQHVNSTTDLLDNTVWGSTYQNASLALNGDKFPTVAFLPPQVCNGPAANSQNPPGTDYDCNTAQAVGGPQNPGYYGAGHTSFLDPYNSFYRAAMDHIEKSDGNSDAVRLDLEYSFPDSNFLKSIRAGVRYADRDQVSRFSRYNWGVLSEQWGNNGPVWFDTPVDGNNANGHTQGTAPTGYEAFSFDNFFRGKVTNPLAGSGRLFYSGNTVANYQQMIDYAGLIAREWQGTTTCADGRTVNTGWNGLASRCGVVAGTPFLQDEINPIREQNYAAYAMARFDTEFGRGLRLSGNVGLRFSRTDRTSSGFQSFVNTTAFPTETVCATPVVPPDTVQPFCSFNAATRTAARNFINGATVASTAKLRYDYWLPSVNVKFEVGGGVQFRAAYFKGVSPPQTGFIRNYFPVNLGVVQNVDASGNLIPNSFRLQGSLTAGNPYLKPTEADNFDLTAEWYFSSVGQLTLSGFYKELHGVLTNDTVRQSFTNNGATFDALVTTPVNATKVGKIKGFEIGYQQTFDFLPGPLKGLGLQANYTYVDSSGVPQSTLSATDPDVAAGRVTTVNTALLPLQGLSKHQVNVTPFFDWGPISMRATYSWRSDFVLTVRDVITPFDPIINKATGQLDASVFFAITPQIKVGVQGSNLTNEITRTNAVITGTGGPNTIKEVPRGWYMNDRRISAIARFNF, encoded by the coding sequence GTGCTGCGGGCCGGCGTTTCCGCCGTCGCCCTGGCATGTTTCGCGGTAGCCGCACCGGCCTGGGCGCAGGACGCTCCGGCCGGTCAGGAAGCCGCGCAAGACGACGGCGAGATCGTCGTTTCGGGCTATCGTCAGTCGCTGCAGAGCGCACAGGCGCTCAAGAAGAATTCGGACGTGATCGTCGACTCGGTCACCGCCGAGGACATCAGCGCCCTTCCCGATCGTTCGGTGACCGAAGCGCTGCAGCGCATCCCGGGCGTGTCGATCAACCGCTTCGCGGCGGGCGTCGATCCCGACCACTTCACCGCGGAAGGTTCGGGCGTCACGGTTCGCGGCCTCACCTATATCCGCTCGGAGTTCAACGGCCGCGAGGCATTCACCGCCAATAACGGCCGCTCGCTGAGCTTCTCCGACGTGCCGTCGGAAATGCTGGGCGGCGTCGACGTGTTCAAATCGCCCTCGGCGGACCGCATCGAAGGCGGCATCGCCGGCGTGGTCAACCTGCGCACCCGCAAGCCGTTCGATGCGAAGGGTCTGGTGGTCGCGGGCTCGATCGAGGCCAACTATGGCGACTTCGTCAAGAAGTGGGCGCCGACCGCGTCGTTCCTCGTAAGCAACCGCTGGGAAACCGGGATCGGTGAGATCGGCTTGCTGGCCAACGTCTCCTATTCGCAGCTCAAGACCCGCGCCGACCGCTTCCAGCTGTCGAGCTTCCGCATCCGCACGCTCTATTCGGACGGCGACGTGGTGGACAATGGCGGCACGACGCAGACCGGCCAGGTCTATTTCCCGCGCGGCGCCGTGGTCGGCAACCAGGAGTTCGACCGCAAGCGCTATGGCTATGCGGCAGCCGCGCAGTGGCGCAGCAACGACGGGTCGATGGAAGCCGTGTTCCAGTTCCTGCGCTCCGATGCGCGCCAGGCCTGGACCGAGCACACCGTCGAAATCGCGACCGACAACGTCTCGTCGAACGGCGACTCGCGCCGCGTTCCCGGCACGACGCTGGCATTCGGCAGCGATGGCATGTTCACCAGCGGCACCATCACCGGACCGACCGGTTGGCGCGGTGACCAGAACTGCATCGCGGACGGTTGCGGCACGGCGCGCGTGCCGATGCTGGGCCTGCAATCGAACAACATCCGCCGCGATCAGGAGCAGAAGCTCGTCACCGACGATTACGGCTTCAACTTCAAGTGGAATGCCAGCGATCGTCTCGGCCTGGTGTTCGATTATCAGCATGTCAACTCGACCACCGATCTGCTCGACAACACGGTCTGGGGCTCGACCTACCAGAACGCATCGCTCGCGCTGAACGGCGACAAGTTCCCGACGGTTGCGTTCCTGCCGCCGCAGGTGTGCAACGGTCCCGCGGCGAATTCGCAGAACCCGCCGGGTACGGACTATGACTGCAATACGGCGCAGGCTGTCGGTGGCCCGCAGAATCCGGGTTATTACGGCGCGGGTCACACCAGCTTCCTCGACCCGTATAACAGCTTCTATCGCGCCGCGATGGATCACATCGAGAAGAGCGACGGCAATTCCGACGCCGTCCGTCTCGACCTCGAATATTCGTTCCCGGACTCGAACTTCCTGAAGTCGATCCGTGCCGGCGTGCGCTATGCAGATCGCGATCAGGTCTCGCGCTTCTCGCGCTACAATTGGGGCGTGCTTTCCGAGCAGTGGGGCAATAACGGCCCGGTCTGGTTCGATACGCCGGTCGATGGCAACAATGCCAACGGCCACACCCAGGGTACGGCGCCGACCGGCTATGAGGCATTCTCGTTCGACAACTTCTTCCGCGGCAAGGTGACCAACCCGCTCGCGGGGTCGGGACGCCTGTTCTACTCGGGCAACACCGTCGCCAACTATCAGCAGATGATCGACTATGCGGGTCTGATCGCTCGCGAATGGCAGGGCACGACGACTTGCGCTGACGGACGCACCGTCAATACCGGCTGGAATGGACTTGCCAGCCGGTGCGGTGTTGTCGCCGGCACGCCGTTCCTGCAAGACGAGATCAACCCGATCCGCGAGCAGAATTATGCCGCCTATGCCATGGCCCGGTTCGATACCGAGTTCGGTCGCGGCCTGCGCCTGAGCGGTAATGTCGGCCTGCGCTTCAGCCGCACCGATCGTACCTCCAGCGGCTTCCAGTCGTTCGTCAATACCACGGCGTTTCCGACCGAGACCGTCTGCGCCACCCCGGTGGTGCCGCCTGACACGGTGCAGCCGTTCTGCTCGTTTAACGCTGCCACGCGCACTGCGGCGCGCAACTTCATCAACGGTGCGACCGTCGCATCGACCGCGAAGCTGCGGTACGATTACTGGCTGCCGAGCGTGAACGTGAAGTTCGAGGTCGGCGGCGGGGTGCAGTTCCGCGCGGCGTACTTCAAGGGCGTCTCGCCGCCGCAGACCGGCTTTATCCGCAACTACTTCCCGGTCAATCTGGGCGTGGTGCAGAATGTCGACGCCAGCGGCAACCTGATCCCCAACAGCTTCCGTCTGCAGGGATCGCTCACCGCGGGCAATCCGTACCTGAAGCCCACCGAGGCCGATAACTTCGACCTTACGGCGGAATGGTATTTCTCGAGCGTCGGCCAGCTGACCCTTTCGGGCTTCTACAAGGAGCTTCACGGGGTTCTGACCAACGACACGGTACGCCAGAGCTTCACCAATAATGGCGCGACGTTCGATGCGCTGGTCACCACCCCGGTCAACGCGACCAAGGTCGGCAAGATCAAGGGCTTCGAAATCGGCTACCAGCAGACCTTCGACTTCCTGCCGGGTCCGCTCAAGGGTCTCGGCCTCCAGGCGAACTACACCTATGTGGACTCGTCGGGTGTGCCGCAGTCGACGCTGTCGGCGACCGATCCGGACGTGGCCGCCGGCCGCGTGACCACGGTCAACACCGCGTTGCTGCCGCTCCAAGGTCTGTCGAAGCATCAGGTCAACGTCACTCCGTTCTTCGATTGGGGTCCGATCTCGATGCGTGCCACTTATTCGTGGCGCTCGGACTTCGTGCTCACCGTCCGCGACGTGATCACGCCGTTCGATCCGATCATCAACAAGGCGACCGGCCAGCTTGACGCTTCGGTGTTCTTCGCGATCACTCCGCAGATCAAGGTCGGCGTCCAGGGCTCGAACCTGACCAACGAGATCACCCGCACCAACGCGGTGATCACCGGCACGGGCGGCCCGAACACGATCAAGGAAGTGCCGCGCGGCTGGTACATGAACGACCGCCGTATCTCGGCGATCGCCCGC
- a CDS encoding tryptophan halogenase family protein: MTALQPIRSIVIVGGGTAGWMAAAAFSRLTRTGVKVTLVESDAIATVGVGEATIPPIRNFNGLLGLDENDFLARTQGTLKLGIDFVGWRYEGDRYFHPFGEFGFDIEGVKFHQFWRKLHESGLASGIGDYNLCARAMDLGRYQPPSSDPASILSRMAYAYQFDASLYAGYLREYAEKRGVVRLEGKVVEVPVRGEDGHIEAVVLEGDRRVEGELFIDCTGFRALLIEQTLGAGWESWAHWLQCDRAVAVPCESAPDGTITPYTRCTAHSAGWQWRVPLQHRIGNGYVYCSGDISDDAARETLLANLDGAALRDPFILKFEAGRRKKAWHKNCVALGLSSGFLEPLESTSIHLIQAGISKLMALLPDVGFSAIERDEYNRLTDIQMEQVRDFIILHYHANARKDGDLWRRVREMEIPGTLTRKLDLFRGRGRLFRYEDELFAESSWIAVMLGQGIYPAGWDPLADTIDPVQIRNTLDRIKALFAQTAQSMPRHEEWLARNAPARSFA, from the coding sequence ATGACCGCGCTCCAGCCGATCCGCAGCATCGTCATCGTCGGCGGCGGCACCGCCGGCTGGATGGCGGCGGCCGCCTTTTCGCGCCTGACGCGCACTGGCGTGAAGGTCACCCTGGTTGAATCCGATGCGATCGCCACCGTCGGCGTCGGCGAGGCGACGATCCCGCCGATCCGCAATTTCAACGGCCTGCTCGGCCTCGATGAGAACGACTTCCTCGCCAGGACGCAGGGCACGCTCAAGCTCGGCATCGATTTCGTCGGCTGGCGGTATGAGGGCGACCGCTATTTCCACCCCTTCGGCGAGTTCGGCTTCGATATAGAGGGCGTGAAGTTCCACCAATTCTGGCGCAAGCTCCACGAAAGCGGCCTGGCCTCGGGCATTGGCGACTATAATCTCTGCGCGCGCGCCATGGATCTTGGCCGCTATCAGCCGCCTTCGAGCGATCCCGCCTCGATCCTGTCGCGCATGGCCTATGCCTATCAGTTCGATGCTTCGCTCTATGCGGGGTATCTGCGCGAATATGCCGAGAAGCGCGGTGTGGTCCGCCTCGAAGGCAAGGTCGTCGAGGTGCCGGTGCGCGGCGAGGACGGGCATATCGAGGCGGTAGTGCTGGAAGGGGATCGCCGGGTCGAAGGCGAGCTCTTCATCGACTGCACCGGTTTTCGTGCGCTGCTGATCGAACAGACGCTCGGCGCCGGCTGGGAAAGCTGGGCGCACTGGCTGCAATGCGACCGCGCCGTCGCGGTGCCCTGCGAATCCGCCCCCGATGGCACGATCACGCCGTATACCCGCTGCACCGCGCACAGCGCCGGATGGCAGTGGCGGGTCCCGCTCCAGCACCGGATCGGCAACGGTTACGTCTATTGCAGCGGCGACATTTCAGACGATGCCGCGCGGGAGACTCTGCTCGCCAATCTCGATGGCGCAGCCTTGCGCGATCCCTTCATCCTGAAGTTCGAAGCCGGACGGCGGAAGAAGGCGTGGCACAAAAACTGCGTCGCATTGGGCTTGTCATCGGGCTTCCTCGAACCGCTCGAATCGACCAGCATCCATCTGATCCAGGCCGGAATCTCCAAACTTATGGCGCTGCTGCCCGATGTCGGCTTCAGTGCCATCGAGCGCGACGAATATAACCGCCTGACCGATATCCAGATGGAGCAGGTCCGCGACTTCATCATCCTCCACTATCACGCCAATGCGCGGAAGGATGGCGATCTCTGGCGCCGTGTCCGCGAGATGGAAATCCCCGGCACGCTGACCCGCAAGCTCGACCTGTTCCGGGGTCGTGGCCGCCTGTTCCGCTATGAGGATGAGCTCTTCGCCGAATCCTCCTGGATCGCGGTGATGTTGGGGCAGGGGATCTACCCCGCCGGCTGGGATCCGCTGGCTGACACGATTGATCCCGTGCAAATCCGCAACACGCTCGACCGTATCAAGGCGCTGTTCGCCCAGACCGCCCAATCGATGCCGCGCCATGAGGAATGGCTCGCGCGCAACGCACCCGCCCGGAGTTTCGCATGA
- a CDS encoding tryptophan halogenase family protein has product MLVKRVLVVGGGTAGWMTAAALSNKFGNSPLEIRLIESAEIGTVGVGEATVPHIHHYNSTLGFDEADFMVRTKATFKLGVEFVNWGRIGNSYIHPFGAYGEDFGGVPFHQHWVRMRDQPGVGDFEAFSLPIHAARMGRFQHPDRDPSSLLNTYNYAYQFDASLYARFLREYSEARGVVRQEGKVVDVALNGETGFVESVALDSGERIEADLFVDCSGFRGLLIEQTLKTGYEEWTHWLPCDRAIAIPCPNDGPVMPLTRSTAQQSGWVWKIPLQHRCGNGHVYSSSSISDDEALEVLLGAIGAPPLADPNKLRFVTGKRKKQWVGNVVAIGLSSGFLEPLESTSIHLIQLAIGRLLDFFPTGEWDPLDAEEFNRVMVLEYERVRDFLILHYNATERDDSDFWNYCRTMDLPESLKYKIDLFRERGVVVNYRDGMFLEPSWLAVYLGQNVMPRAHDPLSERLSDADLIAAMADLRARYAAAAVAMPTHEALLAGMAAAA; this is encoded by the coding sequence ATGTTGGTGAAGCGCGTTCTGGTGGTCGGCGGGGGCACGGCCGGCTGGATGACGGCGGCCGCGCTGTCCAATAAATTCGGGAATTCACCGCTTGAGATTCGCCTGATCGAATCGGCGGAAATCGGAACCGTCGGGGTCGGCGAGGCGACCGTTCCCCATATCCATCATTACAATTCGACCCTCGGCTTCGACGAGGCCGATTTCATGGTCCGCACCAAGGCGACGTTCAAGCTCGGGGTCGAGTTCGTGAACTGGGGGCGAATCGGCAATTCCTACATTCATCCCTTCGGTGCTTATGGTGAGGATTTCGGTGGCGTGCCGTTCCATCAGCATTGGGTGCGGATGCGCGACCAGCCGGGTGTCGGCGATTTCGAGGCCTTCTCATTGCCGATCCACGCCGCGCGGATGGGTCGCTTCCAGCACCCTGATCGCGATCCGTCGTCGCTGCTCAACACCTATAACTACGCCTATCAGTTCGACGCGAGCCTCTATGCTCGCTTCCTGCGCGAATATTCCGAGGCGCGGGGCGTCGTCCGACAGGAGGGCAAAGTCGTCGATGTCGCACTCAATGGCGAGACCGGTTTTGTCGAATCGGTGGCGCTCGACAGCGGCGAGCGAATCGAGGCGGATCTGTTCGTCGATTGCTCGGGATTCCGCGGGCTGCTGATCGAGCAGACGCTGAAGACCGGATATGAGGAATGGACGCATTGGCTGCCTTGCGACCGCGCGATCGCTATTCCCTGTCCCAATGATGGGCCGGTGATGCCGCTCACCCGCTCGACCGCACAGCAATCGGGTTGGGTGTGGAAGATTCCGCTCCAGCATCGCTGCGGCAACGGCCATGTCTATTCGAGCAGCTCCATTTCCGACGACGAAGCGCTGGAGGTGTTGCTGGGGGCGATCGGCGCGCCGCCGCTCGCCGATCCCAACAAGCTCCGCTTCGTCACCGGCAAGCGCAAGAAGCAATGGGTCGGCAATGTCGTCGCGATCGGGCTGTCCTCGGGTTTCCTCGAGCCGCTCGAATCGACCAGCATCCATCTGATCCAGCTCGCGATTGGCCGGCTGCTCGATTTCTTCCCCACCGGCGAATGGGACCCGCTCGACGCCGAGGAATTCAACCGCGTGATGGTGCTCGAATATGAGCGTGTCCGCGACTTCCTGATCCTCCACTATAACGCCACCGAGCGCGATGATTCGGACTTCTGGAACTATTGCCGGACCATGGATCTGCCCGAGTCGCTCAAATACAAGATCGACCTGTTCCGCGAGCGCGGCGTGGTCGTGAATTACCGCGACGGCATGTTCCTGGAGCCTAGCTGGCTGGCGGTGTATCTCGGGCAGAACGTCATGCCCCGCGCTCACGACCCGCTTTCCGAACGGCTTTCCGATGCGGATCTGATCGCGGCGATGGCCGATCTGCGCGCGCGCTATGCCGCCGCCGCGGTGGCGATGCCCACGCACGAGGCGCTGCTTGCCGGAATGGCGGCGGCCGCCTGA
- a CDS encoding tryptophan halogenase family protein — MTDNRIRSIVIVGGGTAGWMAAATLSRILTTEYASITLIESDAIGTIGVGEATIPQMATFNRMLGLDEDQFMRETQGTFKLGIKFIDWARKGHIYYHPFGKYGLDMKGVSFHAYFMRLHQMGEAPDIDQWSLQAMASRDNRFMRPIDAGNSPLSEIPYAFHFDAGLYAKFLRNYSEERRVVRREGMINEVRLRGEDGFVQSVVLQDGSEIEGDLFIDCSGFRGLIIEQTLKAGYTDWSKYLPCNRAIAVPCESIDEWTPYTQSTAHSAGWQWRIPLQHRIGNGHVFCSEFMSDDEATSILLANLDGKPLADPRTVPFMTGHRNKLWVKNCVALGLSGGFIEPLESTAIWLVQSGLSRFLTMFPDRNFNQADIDRYNRIMTTDYEEIRDFLVLHYNATERDDSPFWDYCRNMEIPERLAEKMRVFRTHGRCFRENEELFNDTSWFAVMHGQLMTSQSYDPVADIMSLEETRSRLDHIREAIANSADYMPKHKDFVREHCAA; from the coding sequence ATGACCGACAATCGCATCCGCAGCATCGTCATCGTCGGCGGGGGCACCGCGGGCTGGATGGCGGCGGCGACGCTGTCGCGGATCCTCACCACGGAATATGCCAGCATCACCCTGATCGAATCCGATGCGATCGGCACGATCGGCGTCGGCGAGGCGACGATCCCGCAGATGGCGACCTTCAATCGCATGCTCGGGCTCGACGAAGACCAGTTCATGCGCGAGACCCAGGGCACCTTCAAGCTCGGTATCAAGTTCATCGATTGGGCACGCAAGGGGCATATCTACTATCACCCATTTGGTAAATATGGCTTGGATATGAAGGGTGTGTCATTCCATGCCTATTTCATGCGCCTTCACCAGATGGGAGAAGCTCCGGATATCGATCAATGGTCGCTCCAGGCGATGGCGAGCCGCGACAATCGTTTCATGCGCCCGATCGATGCGGGCAATTCGCCGCTCAGCGAAATCCCTTACGCCTTCCATTTCGATGCCGGTCTCTACGCCAAGTTTCTGCGCAATTATTCGGAAGAACGGCGTGTTGTGCGCCGCGAAGGCATGATCAACGAGGTCAGACTGCGCGGCGAGGACGGCTTCGTTCAGTCGGTCGTCCTCCAGGACGGTAGCGAGATCGAAGGCGATCTGTTCATCGATTGCTCGGGCTTCCGCGGGCTGATCATCGAGCAGACGCTCAAGGCGGGCTATACCGACTGGTCGAAATACCTGCCGTGCAACCGCGCCATCGCGGTGCCATGCGAAAGCATCGACGAATGGACGCCCTATACCCAATCGACCGCGCACAGCGCCGGCTGGCAATGGCGCATCCCGCTCCAGCACCGCATCGGCAACGGCCACGTCTTCTGCTCCGAATTCATGAGCGATGACGAGGCGACCAGCATCCTGCTCGCCAATCTCGACGGCAAGCCGCTCGCCGATCCGCGCACCGTCCCGTTCATGACCGGCCACCGCAATAAATTATGGGTCAAGAACTGCGTCGCGCTCGGCCTGTCGGGCGGGTTCATCGAGCCGCTCGAATCCACCGCGATCTGGCTGGTCCAGTCTGGCCTGTCGCGCTTCCTGACGATGTTCCCGGATCGCAATTTCAATCAGGCCGACATCGATCGCTACAACCGGATCATGACCACTGATTATGAGGAAATCCGCGACTTCCTCGTCCTTCACTACAACGCCACCGAGCGCGACGATTCGCCATTCTGGGACTATTGCCGCAATATGGAGATTCCGGAGCGTTTGGCGGAAAAGATGCGGGTGTTCCGCACGCATGGCCGCTGTTTTCGCGAGAATGAGGAATTGTTCAATGATACCAGTTGGTTCGCGGTCATGCACGGCCAGCTGATGACCTCGCAATCCTATGATCCCGTCGCCGACATCATGAGCCTGGAGGAGACCCGCTCGCGCCTCGACCACATCCGCGAAGCGATCGCCAATTCGGCCGATTACATGCCCAAGCACAAGGACTTTGTCCGCGAGCATTGCGCGGCATGA
- a CDS encoding tryptophan halogenase family protein: MGSIRRVVILGGGVAGWMSALALSRALEGSGIALDLVEIGGPDHSIGPFGPGEATLPAFHLFLGDYGIDEDALLRAARGTFALGAAFSGWGGQQSAWFLPFGDIGAAMGPVGFPPLVAKLRAAGHPVRPTDFSLAAVAAAAGRFTRPSDDPRSVLSSYGYGLHLDKAALAAVCRGLAQGVTGHPSPFVRAIRAGNGHVTALELESGAQVAGDLFLDCSGPAALLSQDHGFDSWSAWLACDRVIEGASAQDGVPPPYTHAAAHPAGWRRSVPLLGGPSEATLFASAHHTDSAATAIHQGRRVRAWQGNVVAIGAAAALIEPLYGHNLQLAHRAIQRLVALFPNHAEGPEAAEYNRIAGEEADRVRDFVIAHYKTNGRIGEPFWDAARAMAVPDTLQYKLDLYASRGRMPMYDEELFDRGEWIAALDGQGVHPRRYDALADTVPEPAIIQHVTRLRELIVDAAKAMPNHGVTLAQIGGAV, encoded by the coding sequence ATGGGATCGATCCGGCGCGTTGTGATCCTTGGCGGCGGCGTGGCCGGCTGGATGAGTGCGCTCGCGCTCAGCCGTGCATTGGAAGGTAGCGGCATCGCGCTCGACCTGGTCGAAATCGGTGGCCCCGATCATAGCATCGGTCCGTTCGGCCCCGGCGAAGCGACGCTGCCAGCATTCCACCTTTTCCTGGGCGATTATGGCATCGACGAGGATGCCTTGCTCCGCGCTGCGCGTGGCACCTTCGCCCTCGGCGCGGCCTTTTCAGGCTGGGGGGGGCAGCAATCGGCGTGGTTCCTGCCCTTTGGCGACATTGGCGCGGCGATGGGTCCGGTCGGGTTCCCGCCGCTCGTCGCTAAGCTCCGCGCCGCCGGGCACCCGGTGCGGCCCACGGATTTCTCGCTCGCCGCGGTCGCCGCCGCGGCGGGTCGCTTCACGCGCCCCAGCGACGATCCGCGCTCGGTGCTGTCGAGCTACGGCTATGGCCTGCACCTCGACAAGGCGGCGCTGGCGGCGGTCTGTCGCGGGCTGGCTCAAGGTGTGACGGGCCATCCATCGCCATTCGTTCGGGCGATCCGTGCCGGGAACGGTCATGTCACGGCGCTGGAACTCGAAAGCGGCGCGCAGGTCGCGGGCGATCTCTTCCTCGATTGCTCCGGCCCCGCCGCCTTGCTCAGCCAGGATCATGGTTTCGACAGCTGGTCCGCATGGCTTGCCTGCGATCGCGTCATCGAAGGCGCTTCTGCGCAAGATGGGGTGCCGCCGCCCTATACTCACGCTGCCGCGCATCCGGCCGGCTGGCGGCGCAGCGTGCCGCTGCTCGGCGGCCCCAGCGAGGCGACGCTGTTCGCCTCCGCGCACCACACCGACAGCGCCGCCACAGCGATCCATCAGGGCCGCCGCGTGCGCGCCTGGCAGGGCAATGTCGTCGCCATCGGTGCCGCCGCGGCGCTGATCGAGCCGCTCTACGGCCACAACCTTCAACTCGCGCACCGCGCGATCCAGCGCTTGGTCGCCTTGTTCCCCAATCACGCCGAGGGGCCGGAGGCGGCCGAGTATAATCGTATCGCCGGCGAGGAAGCCGATCGCGTCCGCGACTTCGTCATCGCCCATTACAAGACCAACGGGCGCATTGGCGAACCCTTCTGGGACGCGGCGCGGGCGATGGCGGTGCCCGATACGCTGCAATACAAGCTCGATCTCTACGCCAGCCGCGGCCGCATGCCGATGTATGACGAGGAATTGTTCGATCGCGGCGAATGGATCGCCGCGCTGGATGGCCAGGGAGTGCATCCGCGCCGCTATGATGCACTCGCCGATACCGTGCCCGAACCCGCTATAATCCAGCACGTCACCCGGCTGCGCGAACTGATCGTCGATGCGGCCAAGGCGATGCCCAATCACGGCGTGACGCTGGCGCAGATCGGAGGCGCGGTATGA